Proteins encoded by one window of Candidatus Woesearchaeota archaeon:
- the lgt gene encoding prolipoprotein diacylglyceryl transferase, producing the protein MFDLMIDPILIHLDFIKEGFGIRYYGLVYALGFLFAYFYLRYQAKQKRLNLTLEETDTFIIYAILGGIIGGRVGEFLFFQTDVLFSAPLEMFKIWQGGMSIHGGMIGFVIATLLFVKKHKKKVRFFEITDHIVIPASLALFFGRIANFTNAELCGRITNVPWAVNLNNPPACDGYRHPSQLYEALKNITMFIILLVNDKQQRLKNKYREGYATWLFLFMYGVLRIITNIWRDDAVWFFDILSTGQVLSLLMVLGAGYILVTKYWFPKTKSKKT; encoded by the coding sequence AGTATATGCTTTAGGGTTCTTGTTTGCATATTTTTATCTGCGTTATCAAGCAAAACAAAAAAGACTTAATCTAACACTTGAAGAAACAGATACATTCATTATTTATGCTATTCTTGGCGGCATTATTGGTGGTCGAGTGGGAGAATTCTTATTTTTTCAAACAGACGTATTGTTTTCAGCACCCTTAGAGATGTTTAAAATCTGGCAAGGAGGCATGAGTATTCATGGCGGCATGATTGGTTTTGTGATTGCAACACTGCTCTTTGTAAAGAAACATAAGAAGAAAGTTCGTTTCTTTGAAATTACTGATCACATTGTTATTCCTGCATCGCTTGCATTGTTTTTTGGTCGTATTGCAAACTTTACCAATGCTGAGCTTTGCGGTCGTATAACAAATGTTCCTTGGGCAGTAAATTTAAACAACCCGCCTGCTTGCGATGGCTATCGCCATCCCTCGCAATTATATGAAGCATTAAAAAACATAACAATGTTTATCATCCTCCTTGTCAATGATAAACAACAACGACTCAAGAACAAATATCGCGAAGGCTATGCGACATGGCTCTTTTTATTCATGTATGGCGTCCTAAGAATTATCACCAACATTTGGCGTGACGATGCAGTATGGTTTTTTGACATCCTGTCAACTGGTCAAGTTCTCAGCCTTCTCATGGTCTTAGGTGCAGGCTACATTCTTGTTACAAAGTATTGGTTCCCTAAAACGAAGAGCAAGAAAACATAG